A window from Pseudoliparis swirei isolate HS2019 ecotype Mariana Trench chromosome 17, NWPU_hadal_v1, whole genome shotgun sequence encodes these proteins:
- the tasp1 gene encoding threonine aspartase 1, which translates to MISLSSYAGVMESLMNSAEEQPPSSLLANKNQKPKCVGGFVLVHAGAGYHSESKAKEYKHVCKRACQRAVDRLKAGALAVEAVAAALVELEDSPFTNAGMGSNLNLSGEIECDASIMDGKSLHYGAVGAISGMKNPVLVANRLLSEAQKGKLSAGRIPPCFLVGRGAHDWAVGHGMPPCLSEKMATKFSLSAYKRNKRKMELAEKMDTGHNQAKKRRQSSENENCSGCLDTVGAVVVDLEGNVAAAVSSGGLAMKHPGRVGQAAHYGCGCWAENACNMNPYSTAVSTSGCGEHLIRTMLARECSAAMQSEDAHQALLDAMQNKFISSPFLASEDRVLGGVIVLRCCRCVEPQPSQNIQGILVEFLWSHTTESMCVGYMSVQDSKAKTHISRLPPGTVPGQCLAIEGGVCRLTSAVE; encoded by the exons ATGATCAGCTTGTCAAGTTATGCAGGGGTTATGGAAAGTCTAATGAATTCTGCTGAAGAGCAgccaccctcctctctcctggccaATAAGAATCAAAAGCCCAAATGTGTTGGTGGATTTGTCTTAGTGCATGCAG gAGCAGGATATCATTCTGAATCTAAGGCCAAGGAATACAAGCATGTGTGCAAAAGAGCCTGCCAGCGT GCTGTGGACCGACTCAAAGCCGGGGCACTTGCAGTGGAGGCAGTGGCCGCAGCACTGGTTGAACTTGAG GACTCTCCTTTTACAAACGCTGGCATGGGCTCCAACCTTAATTTGTCAGGGGAAATTGAATGTGATGCGAGTATCATGGATGGGAAGTCTCTGCATTATGGGGCCGTAGGGGCTATTAGTG GTATGAAGAACCCAGTCTTAGTTGCAAACCGTCTACTGAGTGAAGCACAGAAAGGGAAACTATCAGCTGGCAGAATACCACCATG CTTTTTAGTGGGACGAGGAGCACACGATTGGGCAGTCGGCCATGGAATGCCACCGTGCCTTTCAGAGAAAATGGCCACCA AGTTCAGTTTATCTGCGTACAAGAGGAACAAGCGAAAGATGGAGCTGGCAGAAAAAATGGACACAGGACATAATCAGGCCAAGAAAAGACGACAATCGAGTGAAAAT GAAAACTGCTCAGGGTGCCTGGATACAGTGGGAGCTGTTGTGGTCGATCTGGAAGGAAATGTAGCTGCAGCAGTGTCCAGCGGAGGTCTGGCCATGAAACATCCCGGCCGGGTTGGCCAG GCTGCTCATTATGGATGTGGCTGCTGGGCAGAAAATGCTTGTAATATGAACCCTTACTCTACAGCAGTGAGTACCTCAG gCTGTGGGGAGCATCTGATTCGCACCATGCTGGCACGGGAATGCTCTGCTGCCATGCAGTCTGAGGATGCCCACCAAGCTCTGCTGGATGCTATGCAAAACAAGTTCATCA GCTCACCCTTTCTGGCCAGTGAAGACCGTGTTTTGGGTGGAGTAATTGTCTTGCGCTGCTGCAGATGTGTGGAACCTCAGCCATCTCAAAATATTCAGGGTATACTGG TGGAGTTCCTATGGAGTCACACCACAGAGAGCATGTGTGTTGGCTACATGTCTGTCCAAGACAGCAAAGCAAAG ACACACATATCCAGATTACCACCGGGGACAGTTCCTGGACAGTGCTTGGCCATCGAAGGAGGGGTGTGTCGTCTGACGAGCGCAGTGGAGTGA